From Methylobacterium radiodurans, a single genomic window includes:
- a CDS encoding UDP-3-O-acyl-N-acetylglucosamine deacetylase, with protein sequence MSAPFPTILPEIPPILPEIPPILPEAWARPARQATLGAAFERAGPGLHTGRRANVRVSPAAAGAGILFRRQLKDGRRADVPALWRYRESQPLCTALRSSDGILVRTVEHLMAALSAHRIDNALVEIDAEELPIFDGSALPWCAGIRGAGRIEQDAPRRSLRLRRPVAVRMGERSLSVEPCDHLRVSAHLALAHFPGMDWTGPVDPETFDRALAPSRSFGRLKWAVPLKLYSFLTGKPVLRGANLRTTAGIVGSRVVGGMRVPDEPVRHRALDLVGDLALIGHPLLGHVRAAHTGHELNHALVAKLMAEPDAWELV encoded by the coding sequence ATGTCCGCCCCCTTCCCGACGATCCTGCCGGAGATCCCCCCGATCCTGCCGGAGATCCCCCCGATCCTGCCGGAGGCTTGGGCCCGGCCCGCCCGGCAGGCGACGCTCGGCGCCGCCTTCGAGCGCGCGGGACCGGGACTGCATACCGGGCGCCGCGCGAACGTGCGGGTCTCGCCGGCCGCGGCCGGAGCCGGCATCCTGTTCCGGCGGCAGCTGAAGGACGGGCGCCGGGCCGACGTGCCGGCCCTCTGGCGCTACCGCGAGTCGCAGCCGCTGTGCACGGCGCTCCGCTCGAGCGACGGCATCCTCGTGCGCACCGTCGAGCACCTGATGGCTGCGCTCTCCGCCCACCGCATCGACAACGCGCTGGTCGAGATCGACGCCGAGGAGCTGCCGATCTTCGACGGCAGCGCCCTGCCCTGGTGCGCGGGCATCCGCGGGGCGGGCCGTATCGAGCAGGACGCCCCACGCCGGTCTTTGCGGCTACGGCGTCCGGTCGCGGTGCGGATGGGCGAGCGTTCCTTGAGCGTCGAGCCCTGCGATCACCTCCGCGTCTCGGCGCATCTCGCCCTGGCGCATTTCCCGGGAATGGACTGGACCGGGCCCGTCGATCCCGAGACCTTCGACCGCGCCCTCGCGCCCTCGCGCAGCTTCGGCCGCCTGAAATGGGCGGTGCCGCTGAAGCTCTACAGCTTCCTGACCGGGAAGCCGGTGCTGCGCGGCGCGAACCTCCGTACCACGGCGGGTATCGTCGGGAGCCGCGTCGTCGGCGGCATGCGGGTGCCGGACGAGCCCGTGCGCCACCGCGCGCTCGACCTCGTCGGCGACCTCGCGCTGATCGGTCACCCCCTGCTCGGCCACGTCAGGGCGGCGCATACGGGCCACGAGCTGAACCACGCGCTGGTGGCCAAGCTGATGGCGGAACCGGACGCCTGGGAACTGGTCTGA
- a CDS encoding AEC family transporter yields the protein MTLTILAALVPIALLIGLGAVLRRRTFLAPAFWPQAERLAYYVLLPSLLVHGLATARLDGVPVLELAAVLVLSTACVALVLVAARPLFRLDGAAFTSVFQGGIRFNNYVGVSAAAGLYGAQGVALAAVANAAIVPTVNVLCVLIFARYGTAGQARPGLILRQIALNPLVLGSLGGILLQAAHLPLPPGIEPALKALGQASLPLGLLCVGAALDFGTARAWIRPVAAASLFKFGLMPVATVLACLALGLSGPAAVTALLFQTLPTASSAYIMARQLGGDAPLMAGITATQTVLAAALLPLVMIGLGALAGLV from the coding sequence ATGACCTTGACCATTCTCGCGGCGCTGGTGCCGATCGCGCTCCTGATCGGGCTCGGCGCCGTCCTGCGACGCCGGACCTTCCTGGCACCCGCCTTCTGGCCGCAGGCCGAACGGCTCGCCTATTACGTGCTCTTGCCGAGCCTGCTCGTGCACGGGCTCGCCACCGCCCGGCTCGACGGGGTTCCGGTGCTCGAACTCGCCGCCGTGCTGGTGCTCTCGACGGCCTGCGTCGCGCTGGTGCTGGTCGCGGCGCGCCCGCTCTTCCGGCTCGACGGCGCGGCCTTCACCTCGGTCTTCCAGGGCGGCATCCGCTTCAACAACTATGTGGGCGTCTCGGCGGCGGCGGGGCTCTACGGGGCCCAAGGGGTGGCGCTGGCCGCGGTCGCCAACGCCGCGATCGTGCCGACCGTCAACGTGCTCTGCGTGCTGATCTTCGCCCGCTACGGCACGGCCGGGCAGGCGCGTCCCGGCCTGATCCTCCGGCAGATCGCCCTCAACCCGCTGGTGCTGGGCAGCCTCGGCGGCATCCTGCTCCAGGCGGCGCACCTGCCCCTGCCGCCGGGCATCGAGCCGGCCTTGAAGGCCCTGGGTCAGGCCTCGCTGCCGCTGGGCCTGCTCTGCGTCGGGGCGGCGCTCGATTTCGGCACGGCGCGGGCCTGGATCCGGCCGGTGGCGGCGGCCTCGCTGTTCAAGTTCGGCCTGATGCCGGTGGCGACCGTGCTGGCCTGCCTCGCGCTCGGGCTGAGCGGTCCGGCGGCGGTGACGGCGCTGCTGTTCCAGACCCTGCCGACCGCCTCCTCGGCCTACATCATGGCCCGCCAGCTCGGCGGCGACGCCCCGCTGATGGCCGGCATTACCGCGACCCAGACCGTGCTGGCAGCTGCCCTGCTGCCGCTGGTGATGATCGGCCTCGGTGCCCTCGCGGGTCTGGTCTGA
- a CDS encoding alpha/beta fold hydrolase → MARRPHSIGPVLARGAAKGLGIAALGGAAAWLAWSRLAVPHRVPLHPALPARREDLDTARAGRVSFYGDDAADGVPLLLVHSVNAAASAYEVRPLYGHYRRERPVYALDLPGFGFSERSRRPYTPGLMVEAIHAVASEIRRRHGGVRIDALGLSLSCAYLARAALERAQDYRSLALISPAGFDARLSGRGAFGGDRRRPTTRALLDAPPHGRALFDALTSRPSLRFFLEKTWGSPEIDEGLLEYDHATTHQPGAEHAPFCFVSGYLFPTDTTRLYEALWLPVLMLHGERGDFVDYRDAPRFAARPNWRVAALPTGAFPHFERLDEVRARYDAFLAEMA, encoded by the coding sequence ATGGCACGGCGACCTCACAGCATCGGACCGGTCCTGGCGCGCGGCGCCGCGAAGGGCCTCGGCATCGCGGCCCTCGGCGGGGCAGCGGCCTGGCTCGCCTGGAGCCGCCTCGCCGTGCCGCACCGGGTGCCTCTCCACCCCGCCCTGCCCGCGCGGCGCGAGGACCTCGATACCGCCCGCGCCGGCCGCGTCTCGTTCTACGGCGACGACGCGGCGGACGGAGTGCCGCTGCTCCTCGTCCACTCGGTCAACGCGGCGGCGAGCGCCTACGAGGTGCGCCCGCTCTACGGGCATTACCGGCGCGAGCGGCCGGTCTACGCCCTCGACCTGCCGGGTTTCGGCTTCTCGGAGCGGTCCCGGCGACCCTATACGCCGGGCCTGATGGTCGAGGCGATCCACGCAGTGGCCAGCGAGATCCGGCGCCGGCACGGCGGTGTCCGGATCGACGCGCTCGGGCTCTCGCTCTCCTGCGCCTACCTTGCCCGCGCGGCTCTGGAGCGGGCGCAGGATTACCGCAGCCTCGCGCTGATCAGCCCGGCGGGCTTCGACGCGCGTCTCTCCGGCCGCGGCGCATTCGGCGGCGACCGCCGCCGCCCGACGACGCGGGCGCTCCTCGACGCGCCGCCGCACGGCCGGGCGCTGTTCGACGCGCTCACCAGCCGGCCGAGCCTGCGCTTCTTCCTGGAGAAGACCTGGGGGTCGCCCGAGATCGACGAGGGGCTGCTCGAATACGACCACGCCACGACGCATCAGCCGGGGGCCGAGCACGCGCCGTTCTGCTTCGTATCGGGCTACCTGTTCCCGACCGACACGACTCGGCTCTACGAGGCGCTGTGGCTGCCGGTGCTGATGCTGCACGGGGAGCGGGGGGACTTCGTCGATTACCGCGACGCCCCGCGCTTCGCCGCGCGGCCGAACTGGCGCGTCGCGGCGCTGCCGACCGGTGCCTTCCCGCATTTCGAGCGCCTGGACGAGGTCCGCGCCCGCTACGACGCCTTCCTGGCGGAGATGGCCTGA
- a CDS encoding ABC transporter ATP-binding protein: MTATNGASAPLLRLAGVTKRFGGATAVDGVDLALAENEVFCLLGPSGCGKSTLLRLIAGFEQPDAGTIRLGTQDLTGLPAHRRPINMMFQSYALFPHMSVARNVAYGLADRPRAERAGRVADLLRMVRLEDLADRRPDTLSGGQRQRVALARALAREPRLLLLDEPLTALDRALREETQSELRALQRRLRTSFIVVTHDPEEAMRLADRVGVMAQGRIVQVGATAELYDRPASRYVAGLLGDVNLIPGRLGPGEPGGLRAVETASGPLRARAPAAALSEGDAVVVAVRPERVALGPDEAGEGASAGIPATVAERVFLGDRIARALRLSDGSAIRASGPPEGADAFPAGTSVRLRFAAEAATILPA, encoded by the coding sequence GTGACCGCGACGAACGGGGCATCCGCGCCGCTTCTGCGGCTCGCGGGCGTGACGAAACGCTTCGGCGGCGCGACAGCCGTCGACGGCGTCGACCTCGCGCTCGCCGAGAACGAGGTGTTCTGCCTGCTCGGTCCCTCGGGCTGCGGCAAGAGCACTCTGCTGCGCCTCATCGCCGGCTTCGAGCAGCCCGACGCGGGCACGATCCGACTCGGCACGCAGGACCTGACCGGGCTGCCCGCGCACCGGCGCCCGATCAACATGATGTTCCAGTCCTACGCGCTGTTCCCGCACATGAGCGTGGCGCGGAACGTCGCCTACGGCCTCGCGGACCGGCCCCGGGCGGAACGGGCCGGGCGCGTGGCGGACCTGCTGCGGATGGTGCGCCTGGAGGATCTCGCCGATCGCCGGCCGGACACGCTGTCGGGCGGCCAGCGCCAGCGGGTGGCGCTCGCCCGCGCGCTCGCCCGCGAGCCCCGACTGCTGCTCCTCGACGAGCCGCTGACCGCCCTCGACCGGGCACTCCGGGAGGAGACCCAGAGCGAGCTGCGTGCCCTGCAGCGGCGCCTGCGCACGAGCTTCATCGTGGTAACGCACGATCCTGAGGAGGCGATGCGGCTCGCCGACCGGGTCGGCGTGATGGCGCAGGGGCGCATCGTGCAGGTCGGCGCGACGGCCGAGCTCTACGACCGGCCGGCGAGCCGCTACGTGGCGGGGCTTCTCGGCGACGTAAATCTGATCCCCGGCCGCCTCGGTCCGGGCGAGCCGGGCGGCCTCCGGGCGGTCGAGACCGCGTCCGGACCTCTGCGCGCCCGCGCGCCCGCTGCCGCCTTGTCCGAGGGGGACGCGGTCGTGGTGGCGGTGCGTCCGGAGCGGGTCGCGCTCGGGCCGGACGAGGCGGGGGAGGGCGCATCGGCGGGGATCCCGGCGACGGTCGCGGAGCGCGTCTTCCTCGGGGACCGCATCGCCCGCGCCCTGCGCCTCTCCGACGGCAGCGCGATTCGTGCGAGCGGCCCACCGGAGGGCGCGGACGCCTTCCCGGCCGGCACCTCCGTCCGCCTGCGCTTCGCCGCCGAGGCGGCCACGATCCTGCCGGCATGA
- a CDS encoding alpha/beta fold hydrolase — protein sequence MDGADLFPGFEALWLDAPWGKAFARAGGPEAAPPLLLLHGFPECHAMWHRIAPDLARDHRVICLDLKGYGWSAAPAGDPAHEAYAKRTLGREIVALMERIGHVHFALAGHDRGARVAYRLALDEPGRVSRLVLVDIVPTAVQWERITARPGMNPHWPFLAEPAPGPEQQIAAGPDAYFEGLLTEWAGAHDLAVFDPRALDLYRQAWNVPDRIHAMCEDYRAGAGPDRAADEADIAAGRTLAMPVLVLSSREYLNKGKPETALEAWRRTLAPNAVGTEIAGGHFLAEENPEATLRAMRDFLTG from the coding sequence ATGGACGGCGCCGATCTGTTTCCGGGCTTCGAGGCGCTCTGGCTCGACGCGCCCTGGGGCAAGGCTTTCGCGCGGGCCGGCGGCCCCGAGGCGGCGCCACCGCTCCTGCTGCTCCACGGCTTCCCGGAGTGCCACGCGATGTGGCACCGGATCGCCCCCGACCTTGCCCGCGACCACCGGGTGATCTGCCTCGACCTCAAGGGCTATGGCTGGTCCGCCGCGCCCGCGGGCGATCCCGCGCACGAAGCCTACGCCAAGCGCACGCTCGGCCGCGAGATCGTCGCCCTGATGGAGCGGATCGGCCACGTCCATTTCGCGCTCGCCGGCCATGACCGCGGCGCACGGGTCGCTTACCGCCTCGCGCTGGACGAGCCTGGCCGTGTCTCGCGGCTCGTGCTCGTCGACATCGTGCCGACCGCAGTGCAGTGGGAGCGCATCACCGCTCGCCCCGGCATGAACCCGCACTGGCCGTTCCTGGCGGAGCCCGCCCCCGGCCCGGAGCAGCAGATCGCGGCCGGGCCCGACGCCTATTTCGAGGGCCTGCTGACGGAGTGGGCGGGGGCGCACGACCTCGCGGTCTTCGATCCGCGCGCGCTCGACCTCTACCGGCAGGCCTGGAACGTGCCGGACCGCATCCACGCCATGTGCGAGGATTACCGGGCGGGCGCCGGGCCGGACCGCGCCGCCGACGAGGCCGACATCGCGGCCGGCCGGACGCTCGCCATGCCGGTGCTGGTCCTGTCGAGCCGTGAGTACCTCAACAAGGGCAAGCCGGAGACCGCCCTGGAGGCGTGGCGGCGCACCCTTGCGCCGAACGCGGTCGGCACGGAGATCGCGGGCGGCCACTTCCTGGCGGAGGAGAACCCGGAGGCGACGCTGCGGGCGATGCGGGATTTCCTGACGGGCTGA
- a CDS encoding pseudouridine synthase, whose product MSDNSSESGRDGRADDPSAQAWTPATDANTEKPDSERRPKARDARAERAGGDAPLRRRAPEHPAKPTAPSEAPEESAYEGERIAKAIARAGIASRRDAEAMIAAGRVSLNGQVLDSPAVNVTESDRILIDGEPMPERERTRLWIFHKPRGLVTTARDPEGRQTVFEALPEDMPRVVAVGRLDINTEGLLLLTNDGGLAKVIAHPDTGWLRRYRVRAHGDTDQAQLDRLRKGVTIDGMEYGPVEATLDRVQGDNLWITMGLREGKNREVKRILEHLGLQVNRLIRLSFGPFQLGDLEMGLTEEVRTKVLKEQLGKTLAEQAGVDFESPVREPIAPFGSPKQKEAARQDAGRQEAGRQEARTERADRGERGERSYRDGGERGERPARPARPAAAPERVPTGGMGPGPRRSVWRADEGETQRPGRPPRRGADPKIERAAAAERGRERVGAIKSGERRVLVERLGPSPQPEPAAEPPKRRPRYAKSDEAGAPRADARPRYRSGDEARGERAARADRAPRPDRAARTDRPARAERAPRGEGAERAPRRAGGSEGGGRSGDRGFGERGYGEARGTGPRDAGARPGGKFGDRKPGGSFGGGKPGGAKFGGRPGAAKSGGSEGGGYKAGPKPGGRPGGFGGRGEGAPTRGGRPGGKPGGFKSGGFKPGGGGPGGRSGGGGRPPRGAR is encoded by the coding sequence ATGAGCGACAATTCATCCGAGAGCGGCCGCGACGGGCGGGCCGACGACCCGTCCGCGCAGGCCTGGACGCCCGCGACCGACGCCAACACCGAGAAGCCCGACAGCGAGCGGCGGCCCAAGGCCCGCGACGCGCGGGCCGAGCGCGCGGGCGGCGATGCCCCGCTGCGCCGTCGCGCGCCGGAGCACCCCGCCAAGCCCACCGCGCCGAGCGAGGCCCCCGAGGAGAGCGCCTACGAGGGCGAGCGCATCGCCAAGGCGATCGCGCGCGCCGGCATCGCCTCGCGCCGGGACGCGGAGGCGATGATCGCGGCCGGCCGGGTCAGCCTCAACGGGCAGGTGCTCGATTCACCGGCCGTCAACGTGACGGAATCCGACCGCATCCTGATCGACGGCGAGCCCATGCCGGAGCGCGAGCGGACCCGGCTCTGGATCTTCCACAAGCCGCGCGGCCTCGTCACTACGGCGCGCGACCCCGAGGGGCGCCAGACCGTGTTCGAGGCGCTGCCGGAGGACATGCCCCGCGTCGTGGCGGTGGGCCGGCTCGACATCAACACCGAGGGCCTGCTGCTGCTGACCAACGACGGCGGCCTCGCCAAGGTCATCGCCCATCCCGACACAGGCTGGCTGCGCCGCTACCGCGTGCGCGCCCACGGCGACACCGACCAGGCGCAGCTCGACCGGCTGCGCAAGGGCGTAACCATCGATGGGATGGAGTACGGCCCCGTCGAGGCCACCCTCGACCGGGTCCAGGGCGACAACCTCTGGATCACGATGGGCCTGCGCGAGGGCAAGAACCGCGAGGTCAAGCGCATCCTCGAACATCTCGGCCTGCAGGTGAACCGGCTGATCCGGCTCTCCTTCGGCCCGTTCCAGCTCGGCGACCTCGAGATGGGGCTGACCGAGGAGGTGCGCACCAAGGTGCTGAAGGAGCAGCTCGGCAAGACGCTCGCCGAGCAGGCCGGCGTCGATTTCGAGAGCCCGGTGCGCGAGCCGATCGCGCCCTTCGGCTCGCCGAAGCAGAAGGAGGCGGCGCGCCAGGACGCGGGTCGCCAAGAAGCCGGCCGCCAGGAGGCCCGGACCGAGCGCGCGGACCGGGGAGAGCGGGGCGAGCGGTCCTACCGCGACGGCGGCGAGCGCGGAGAGCGCCCGGCCCGGCCGGCGCGCCCGGCGGCCGCACCGGAGCGGGTGCCGACCGGCGGCATGGGCCCCGGCCCGCGCCGCTCGGTCTGGCGCGCCGATGAGGGCGAGACGCAGCGCCCCGGCCGTCCGCCGCGCCGCGGCGCCGATCCGAAGATCGAGCGGGCCGCCGCCGCCGAGCGCGGGCGCGAGCGGGTCGGCGCGATCAAGAGCGGCGAGCGGCGCGTGCTGGTCGAGCGCCTGGGTCCCAGCCCGCAGCCGGAGCCCGCGGCCGAGCCGCCGAAGCGGCGTCCCCGCTACGCCAAGTCGGACGAGGCGGGCGCGCCCCGGGCGGACGCGCGGCCGCGCTACCGGTCCGGTGACGAGGCGCGCGGCGAGCGGGCTGCCCGGGCCGATCGCGCACCGCGCCCGGACCGGGCGGCGCGGACGGATCGTCCGGCGCGCGCCGAGCGCGCCCCCCGCGGCGAGGGTGCCGAGCGCGCCCCGCGCCGCGCGGGCGGGTCGGAAGGCGGCGGGCGCTCCGGCGATCGCGGCTTCGGCGAGCGCGGCTACGGCGAGGCCCGCGGGACCGGGCCGCGGGATGCCGGGGCTCGCCCGGGCGGCAAATTCGGTGACCGGAAGCCCGGCGGCTCGTTCGGCGGCGGCAAGCCCGGCGGTGCGAAGTTCGGCGGCAGACCCGGGGCTGCGAAGTCCGGTGGATCCGAGGGCGGCGGCTACAAGGCCGGGCCCAAGCCCGGCGGCCGTCCCGGCGGCTTCGGCGGACGCGGCGAAGGTGCGCCCACCCGCGGCGGGAGGCCCGGGGGTAAGCCCGGCGGCTTCAAGTCCGGTGGCTTCAAGCCCGGCGGCGGTGGTCCCGGCGGCCGCTCGGGCGGCGGCGGCCGGCCGCCCCGCGGGGCCCGGTGA
- the rsmD gene encoding 16S rRNA (guanine(966)-N(2))-methyltransferase RsmD: MRIVGGAWRGRRLATPRTDAIRPTSDRLREALFNVLAHAYDDPVPGARVLDLFAGTGALSFEALSRGAAYALLVDEGTEARGVIRHNIEAFGAEGTTRLFRRDATKLGPMGPGAPYGLVFCDPPYGRDLAPAALASAAAGGWLAPGALAVVEESGSASVALPDGFEELERRAYGETAVVLARFRAE; encoded by the coding sequence GTGAGGATCGTCGGCGGGGCTTGGCGCGGCCGACGCCTCGCCACGCCCCGCACCGACGCGATCCGGCCCACCTCGGACCGGCTGCGCGAGGCGCTGTTCAACGTGCTGGCGCACGCCTACGACGATCCCGTCCCCGGCGCGCGGGTGCTCGACCTCTTCGCGGGGACCGGAGCGCTCAGCTTCGAGGCCCTGTCGCGGGGGGCCGCCTACGCGCTCCTCGTCGACGAGGGTACCGAGGCGCGCGGCGTCATCCGCCACAACATCGAGGCCTTCGGCGCCGAGGGCACGACGCGGCTGTTCCGGCGCGACGCCACGAAGCTCGGGCCGATGGGTCCCGGCGCGCCCTACGGTCTCGTCTTCTGCGATCCGCCCTACGGCCGCGACCTCGCCCCGGCGGCCCTGGCAAGCGCCGCCGCGGGCGGCTGGCTTGCCCCGGGCGCGCTGGCCGTCGTGGAGGAATCCGGCTCCGCCAGCGTCGCGCTGCCCGACGGCTTCGAGGAACTGGAGCGGCGCGCCTACGGCGAGACGGCCGTGGTTCTCGCACGCTTCAGGGCGGAGTAG
- a CDS encoding ABC-F family ATP-binding cassette domain-containing protein, with amino-acid sequence MLRVNDLTYRIGDRVILDGASFTIPEGARVGLVGRNGAGKTTLFRAILGDLPTDDKAVAMPKGMRIGAVAQEAPAGPETLHAVVLAADTERARLMQEAETADGIRRAEIETRLVDIGAHSAPARAAAILHGLGFDAAAQGRPCSDFSGGWRMRVALAAVLFSEPDLLLLDEPTNYLDIEGTLWLYDYLQKYPRTAIIISHDRDLLDESVDHILHLDRGKLTIYRGGYTSFARQLAEKRVLQAKAKAKQDVERAHLQSFIDRFKAKATKARQAQSRMKRLAKMEPIAALIEDDVPVIHLPSPEKPLSPPIVAMERVQAGYADRIVLSGLNLSLAPDDRVALLGANGNGKSTFCKLIGGRLPPLTGQVKRSSKMDVAYFAQHQLDELRPAESAVAHVRTLMPGEPEAKVRSAAARLGFGAAKADTPVQQLSGGEKARLLMGLAAFRGPHLLILDEPTNHLDIESRQALVEAINDYEGAVILVSHDRFLVEACADRLWLVSDGTVKTFDGDMDDYRRLVLAGPEREERDADGSGGKQAEARRAGVERRAALAPLRKRLEGVEARMAKLTAAIAKIDAALEDGTAFRENAAKAGEIARMRAEAADALAAAEEEWLNLSAEIEAA; translated from the coding sequence ATGCTGCGCGTCAACGACCTCACCTACCGCATCGGCGACCGCGTCATCCTGGACGGGGCGAGCTTCACCATCCCCGAGGGCGCGCGGGTCGGCCTCGTCGGGCGCAACGGCGCCGGCAAGACCACCCTGTTCCGGGCGATCCTCGGTGACCTGCCGACCGACGACAAGGCGGTTGCGATGCCCAAGGGCATGCGCATCGGCGCCGTGGCCCAGGAGGCGCCCGCCGGCCCCGAGACCCTGCACGCGGTGGTGCTCGCCGCCGACACCGAGCGCGCCCGCCTCATGCAGGAGGCCGAGACGGCGGACGGGATCCGCCGGGCCGAGATCGAGACCCGGCTCGTCGATATCGGCGCCCACTCCGCACCGGCCCGCGCGGCCGCGATCCTGCACGGCCTCGGCTTCGACGCGGCGGCGCAAGGGAGGCCCTGCTCGGACTTCTCCGGCGGCTGGCGCATGCGCGTGGCGCTCGCCGCCGTGCTGTTCTCCGAGCCCGACCTGCTGCTCCTCGACGAGCCGACCAACTACCTCGACATCGAGGGCACGCTCTGGCTCTACGACTACCTGCAGAAGTACCCGCGCACCGCGATCATCATCAGCCACGACCGCGACCTCCTGGACGAGAGCGTGGACCACATCCTCCACCTCGACCGGGGCAAGCTGACGATCTACCGGGGCGGCTACACCAGCTTCGCCCGGCAGCTCGCCGAGAAGCGGGTGCTCCAGGCGAAGGCCAAGGCCAAGCAGGACGTCGAGCGCGCCCATCTCCAGAGCTTCATCGACCGCTTCAAGGCCAAGGCCACGAAGGCGCGCCAAGCGCAGTCGCGCATGAAGCGGCTCGCCAAGATGGAGCCGATCGCGGCCCTGATCGAGGACGACGTGCCGGTGATCCACCTGCCGAGCCCGGAGAAGCCGCTCTCGCCGCCGATCGTCGCGATGGAGCGGGTCCAGGCCGGCTACGCCGACCGGATCGTGCTCTCGGGGCTCAATCTGAGTCTGGCGCCTGATGACCGGGTGGCGTTGCTCGGCGCCAACGGCAACGGCAAGTCGACCTTTTGCAAGCTGATCGGCGGGCGTCTGCCCCCGCTCACCGGCCAGGTGAAGCGCTCCTCCAAGATGGATGTGGCCTACTTCGCCCAGCACCAGCTCGACGAGCTGCGCCCCGCCGAGAGCGCGGTCGCGCATGTCCGCACGCTGATGCCGGGCGAGCCCGAGGCGAAGGTGCGCTCGGCCGCCGCCCGCCTCGGCTTCGGCGCGGCCAAGGCCGATACGCCGGTGCAGCAGCTCTCGGGCGGCGAGAAGGCGCGCCTGCTGATGGGGCTCGCGGCCTTCCGGGGGCCGCACCTCCTCATCCTCGACGAGCCCACCAACCACCTCGACATCGAGAGCCGTCAGGCGCTCGTCGAGGCGATCAACGACTACGAGGGCGCCGTCATCCTGGTGAGCCACGACCGCTTCCTGGTCGAGGCCTGCGCCGACCGGCTCTGGCTGGTCTCGGACGGCACGGTAAAGACCTTCGACGGCGACATGGACGATTACCGCCGCCTTGTGCTCGCCGGCCCCGAGCGGGAGGAGCGCGACGCGGACGGCAGCGGCGGCAAGCAGGCCGAGGCCAGGCGCGCGGGCGTCGAGCGCCGCGCCGCGCTCGCGCCGCTCCGCAAGCGCCTGGAAGGCGTCGAGGCGCGCATGGCCAAGCTCACGGCCGCCATCGCCAAGATCGACGCGGCCCTGGAGGACGGTACCGCCTTCCGCGAGAACGCCGCCAAGGCCGGCGAGATCGCCCGGATGCGCGCCGAGGCGGCCGACGCGCTCGCCGCGGCCGAGGAGGAGTGGCTGAATCTCAGCGCGGAGATCGAGGCGGCCTGA
- a CDS encoding Crp/Fnr family transcriptional regulator gives MARLSTIPFFKEPGIDLAPFETRCHWRRFDEHEVLVDFDDISTDVYFLAGGEVRILNRTQSGKEVILGEMRGGAFFGELAAIDGVGRSANVTALTRGEVCVVPAAVFRQIVFASEAIADRLFRLLAKRVRELNTRLMEHALLDLRHRLYAELLRLSVPRAGGGEERVVSPPPYHHVLAARIGCRREQVTREFTAMASEGLVDRTRGALVIRRPDLLEARVAEALREDG, from the coding sequence ATGGCGCGGCTGTCCACCATACCGTTCTTCAAGGAGCCGGGCATCGATCTCGCTCCGTTCGAGACCCGCTGCCACTGGCGCCGTTTCGACGAGCACGAGGTGTTGGTCGATTTCGACGACATCTCCACGGACGTCTACTTCCTGGCGGGCGGCGAGGTGCGGATCCTCAACCGCACCCAGTCGGGCAAGGAGGTGATCCTCGGCGAGATGCGCGGCGGCGCCTTCTTCGGCGAGCTCGCGGCGATCGACGGGGTCGGGCGCTCAGCCAACGTCACGGCGCTCACCCGCGGCGAGGTCTGCGTGGTGCCGGCCGCCGTGTTCCGGCAGATCGTGTTCGCCTCCGAGGCCATCGCCGATCGGCTGTTCCGCCTGCTCGCCAAGCGCGTGCGCGAGCTGAACACCCGCCTGATGGAGCACGCGCTGCTCGACCTGCGGCACCGCCTCTACGCCGAATTGCTGCGCCTCTCGGTACCGCGCGCGGGCGGGGGGGAGGAGCGGGTGGTGAGCCCGCCGCCCTACCACCACGTGCTCGCCGCCCGCATCGGCTGCCGCCGCGAGCAGGTGACGCGCGAGTTCACCGCCATGGCGAGCGAGGGGCTGGTCGATCGCACCCGCGGCGCCCTGGTGATCCGCCGGCCGGACCTTCTGGAGGCCCGCGTCGCCGAGGCCCTGCGCGAGGACGGCTGA